In one window of Vibrio sp. DW001 DNA:
- a CDS encoding cache domain-containing protein, whose translation MEFVNSRKLSINIILLSVLPLIMVVAIVASLLFSQAKNLVEDEVKLTRSNIVTSKKQELKQYVELAIKSIEPYYLDSTLDEQTAKQIVSEKLSQLTYGSDGYFFVYDWDGIALVLPHQKDRVGKNWWDVEDFKGKKLLQELIYVARHGGGFVDYFWHKPSKQEPLPKLSYAVSLDKWRWMVGTGVYLDDVENQISHMQNGFDMNVSKSSAALFVVVFIAVSLVAGLGASLNLNVRKLANEQMSLLNQQIIESQENERKRVSRELHDGVNQLLVAAKYRLENLQKEPDEALKEGELQASKQAMEQAIVELRRISRDLRPPQLDDLGLVAGIDSYINDLRSRTELELIFEHDIDGIKMVPEVETTLYRVVQEALHNVEKHAQAKGVDVILQREGKKLLLTVSDDGKGFSVSTDKRQQFLRQDSMGLQNMKERIQAIGGEFRVTSNLEEGTEIRVMLKMEFI comes from the coding sequence ATGGAGTTTGTTAACAGTAGAAAACTGTCAATAAATATAATTTTGCTTTCAGTTTTGCCTCTAATTATGGTAGTGGCAATTGTTGCTAGCTTATTGTTTAGTCAGGCAAAAAACCTTGTCGAAGATGAAGTTAAACTTACACGAAGTAATATTGTGACTTCAAAAAAACAAGAACTTAAACAGTACGTTGAACTTGCGATAAAAAGCATTGAACCTTATTACTTAGATTCAACGCTTGATGAGCAAACGGCGAAGCAAATAGTTTCTGAAAAATTGAGTCAGCTCACATATGGGAGCGATGGGTACTTCTTTGTTTATGACTGGGATGGCATAGCATTAGTTCTACCGCACCAGAAAGATCGAGTCGGAAAAAACTGGTGGGATGTCGAAGACTTTAAGGGTAAAAAACTACTTCAAGAGCTCATCTATGTTGCTAGGCATGGAGGTGGTTTTGTCGATTACTTTTGGCACAAACCTTCGAAACAAGAGCCTTTACCCAAGCTTAGTTACGCCGTTTCTCTTGATAAATGGCGATGGATGGTTGGAACCGGTGTTTATTTAGATGATGTGGAAAATCAAATATCACACATGCAAAATGGCTTTGATATGAATGTAAGCAAAAGTTCGGCAGCATTGTTCGTTGTTGTATTTATTGCTGTATCGTTAGTTGCTGGTTTGGGAGCATCGTTAAACCTAAATGTGCGTAAATTAGCAAATGAGCAAATGAGCTTACTCAATCAACAGATTATTGAATCGCAAGAAAATGAGAGAAAAAGAGTTTCCAGAGAGTTACATGACGGTGTAAATCAATTGCTTGTGGCAGCTAAATATCGATTAGAAAACCTGCAAAAAGAGCCCGATGAAGCCCTTAAAGAGGGGGAGTTGCAAGCAAGTAAACAAGCTATGGAACAAGCAATCGTAGAGCTGCGTAGAATATCCAGAGATCTCCGACCGCCTCAACTGGATGATTTGGGGTTGGTGGCGGGAATAGATTCTTATATCAATGATTTGCGTAGTCGCACAGAATTAGAGCTCATTTTCGAACATGATATTGATGGAATAAAGATGGTGCCTGAAGTAGAAACGACACTTTATCGCGTTGTTCAAGAAGCGTTGCACAATGTTGAGAAGCATGCTCAGGCAAAAGGTGTCGATGTTATATTGCAAAGAGAAGGCAAAAAATTACTTCTGACAGTGAGTGATGATGGAAAAGGCTTTAGTGTTTCAACGGATAAAAGGCAACAGTTTCTACGCCAAGACAGTATGGGATTACAGAATATGAAAGAACGAATTCAAGCGATTGGTGGAGAGTTTAGAGTCACCAGTAATCTCGAGGAAGGAACGGAAATTCGTGTGATGCTTAAGATGGAGTTTATATGA
- the leuO gene encoding transcriptional regulator LeuO — protein sequence MHNKSESNNVAPSHRMESTLRGVDLNLLTVFDAVMQEQNITRAAHNLNMSQPAVSNAVARLKVMFNDELFMRHGRGIQPTQRARQLFGPVRQALQLVRNELPSSIFAAQTSSRLFKLAICSPSDVRFAPKILTGIGEQAPNIRLHLDAEFDANLNEKMRFQEVDFVIDYERFEEQGFSSTEIFSDELVVVAASSHPRISDAISEQELLAEKHAKLSKLNGMRSFSEQAYKGLECSAAYMGTSLSNVLYVVSQSELITVAPRWLVENLSDRLDLKVMDFPLESNKIDGFLSWHESSEKDRGHIWMRDQLMLICGEAIAKSN from the coding sequence ATGCACAATAAATCCGAATCAAATAATGTTGCACCTAGCCACAGAATGGAATCTACGCTACGAGGAGTGGACTTAAATTTGCTAACTGTTTTTGATGCAGTTATGCAAGAGCAAAATATCACTCGAGCCGCGCATAATTTAAACATGTCTCAACCGGCAGTAAGTAATGCGGTTGCGCGACTTAAGGTTATGTTTAACGACGAACTATTCATGCGACATGGTAGAGGCATTCAACCAACACAAAGAGCTCGTCAGTTGTTTGGGCCAGTACGTCAAGCATTGCAATTAGTTCGTAATGAACTTCCAAGTTCTATTTTTGCAGCTCAAACCTCAAGCCGACTATTTAAGCTGGCAATATGTAGTCCAAGTGATGTGCGTTTTGCGCCGAAAATCTTAACGGGTATCGGGGAGCAAGCACCAAATATTCGCTTACACCTAGACGCTGAATTTGATGCAAACTTGAATGAAAAGATGCGTTTTCAAGAAGTCGATTTCGTTATCGATTATGAACGCTTTGAAGAGCAAGGCTTTTCAAGCACTGAAATTTTTAGTGATGAACTCGTTGTCGTGGCTGCGTCTTCGCACCCTAGAATTAGTGATGCTATCTCTGAGCAAGAATTGTTAGCTGAAAAACATGCTAAGTTATCTAAACTGAATGGCATGCGTAGTTTCTCAGAACAAGCATACAAAGGCCTTGAATGCAGTGCTGCTTATATGGGGACAAGCCTTAGCAATGTGCTTTATGTAGTGAGTCAGTCAGAGTTGATTACAGTTGCACCCCGCTGGTTAGTAGAAAACCTGTCAGATAGACTCGATTTAAAGGTGATGGATTTTCCACTTGAGAGCAACAAAATAGACGGGTTCTTAAGCTGGCATGAATCTAGTGAGAAAGATCGAGGTCATATCTGGATGCGTGATCAGTTAATGCTTATTTGCGGTGAAGCGATCGCTAAATCAAATTAG
- a CDS encoding acetolactate synthase 3 large subunit — translation MEMLSGADMVVRSLLDEGVEHIFGYPGGSVLDIYDALHEKSDIEHVLVRHEQAAVHMADGYARATGKTGVVLVTSGPGATNAITGIGTAYMDSAPLVVLSGQVPGTLIGNDAFQECDMIGISRPVVKHSFLVTDPKKIPEIIKKAFYLASTGRPGPVVVDLPKDMLNPLLKFPYEYPESIKMRSYNPTMTGHKGQIKKGLKTLLEAKKPVLYVGGGAVISECDKQLIQLAERLNLPVVSTLMGLGAFPGTHKNALGMLGMHGLYEANMAMHNCDLIFGVGVRFDDRTTNNVEKYCPNAKVMHIDIDPSSISKIIRADVPIVGSADVVLDAMLKLLDEQNGSNDVEAIDRWWSDINQWQARSCLSYEKSPDKIKPQEVIETLYKLTDGEAYVASDVGQHQMFAALYYPFDKPRRWINSGGLGTMGFGLPAGMGVKFAMPDEEVVIVTGDGSIQMNIQELSTALQYDIPVKIINLNNRFLGMVKQWQDMIYQGRHSSSYMDSVPDFAAIAEAYGHVGIRISSPDELESELKRALDMKDKLVFVDITIDETEHVYPMHIKGEGMDKMWLSKTERT, via the coding sequence ATGGAAATGTTATCCGGCGCGGATATGGTTGTTCGTTCGTTATTAGACGAAGGCGTTGAACACATCTTTGGCTACCCTGGTGGCTCAGTTCTTGACATCTACGATGCACTTCACGAGAAAAGCGATATTGAACACGTACTTGTACGTCATGAGCAAGCCGCTGTGCACATGGCTGATGGTTACGCGCGTGCGACAGGTAAAACTGGCGTAGTACTTGTTACTTCTGGTCCTGGGGCAACCAACGCGATTACAGGTATCGGCACCGCTTATATGGACTCGGCACCTCTCGTCGTACTTTCTGGCCAAGTACCCGGCACACTCATTGGTAATGATGCATTCCAAGAGTGCGATATGATTGGAATTTCACGTCCCGTCGTAAAGCATAGCTTCTTAGTGACGGATCCTAAGAAAATCCCTGAGATAATAAAAAAAGCATTCTATTTAGCATCAACTGGTCGTCCCGGCCCTGTTGTTGTTGATCTCCCGAAGGATATGTTAAATCCACTGCTTAAGTTCCCCTATGAGTATCCAGAATCAATCAAGATGCGCTCGTATAATCCCACAATGACTGGTCACAAAGGGCAAATTAAAAAAGGCTTAAAAACGTTGTTGGAAGCTAAAAAGCCAGTTTTATATGTAGGTGGTGGAGCCGTAATATCTGAATGTGACAAACAATTAATTCAATTAGCGGAAAGACTGAATTTACCAGTGGTAAGCACATTAATGGGACTAGGTGCTTTTCCTGGAACCCATAAAAACGCGTTGGGTATGTTGGGTATGCACGGGCTTTATGAAGCCAATATGGCGATGCATAATTGTGATTTAATCTTCGGTGTGGGTGTTCGTTTTGATGACAGAACGACAAACAATGTAGAAAAATATTGCCCAAATGCCAAGGTAATGCATATTGATATTGACCCTTCTTCGATTTCTAAGATCATTAGGGCGGATGTTCCAATCGTTGGTTCTGCCGATGTCGTTTTGGATGCGATGCTGAAACTTCTGGATGAGCAGAATGGTTCGAATGACGTAGAAGCTATCGATCGCTGGTGGAGTGACATCAATCAATGGCAAGCTCGTAGCTGTCTGAGTTATGAAAAGTCGCCAGATAAAATAAAACCTCAAGAAGTGATTGAGACGTTATATAAATTAACCGATGGTGAAGCTTATGTAGCGTCAGATGTGGGCCAGCATCAGATGTTTGCTGCACTTTACTATCCGTTTGATAAACCACGTCGTTGGATAAACTCTGGTGGTTTAGGCACGATGGGCTTTGGACTACCCGCTGGTATGGGCGTTAAATTTGCTATGCCGGATGAAGAGGTGGTTATTGTCACGGGTGATGGAAGTATTCAAATGAATATTCAAGAGTTATCGACGGCTCTTCAATATGACATTCCAGTTAAGATCATTAACCTAAATAACCGATTTTTAGGTATGGTTAAGCAGTGGCAAGATATGATCTATCAAGGCCGTCATTCTTCTTCTTATATGGATTCTGTCCCAGATTTTGCTGCTATTGCTGAAGCTTACGGGCATGTTGGCATTCGTATTTCTTCTCCGGATGAATTGGAATCAGAGCTAAAGCGTGCTTTAGATATGAAAGATAAATTGGTTTTTGTAGACATTACAATAGATGAAACTGAGCACGTATACCCAATGCATATCAAAGGCGAAGGTATGGACAAAATGTGGCTAAGTAAAACGGAGAGAACCTAA
- a CDS encoding LysR family transcriptional regulator, translating into MSKHHLNSRQPILDKIVFFCAVIRTGSFKAASNEQGLSPAAGSRWVKELEEIIGVELIKRSTRQLVATQAGQKLYQRFNGLLPDINTAIEEVQNLAETLQGEIRISSTPLFAKQYLTDIISRYMQLHPKVDFKLFIEAGDFDALNIDFAFRANASYVGEQQIDSLLVKRHLLSEPLYLCASPSYLQSFGPPDNPEQLKSHRCLYARTLLGGNRWCFELDGRPTIVTIKDALECDNSEILLDFSLRGAGIAYLPESIVKEHIQNQNLISVLDNYLCATFDINMYYRPRKPMPERCSQFKSFLIEHISYQPGR; encoded by the coding sequence ATGTCTAAACATCATCTGAATAGTCGCCAACCTATTTTAGATAAAATCGTATTTTTCTGTGCGGTTATCAGGACAGGATCATTTAAAGCGGCCTCAAATGAACAGGGATTATCGCCCGCAGCAGGTAGTCGGTGGGTGAAAGAGTTAGAAGAGATTATAGGCGTTGAATTAATAAAACGAAGTACTCGTCAATTGGTTGCGACGCAGGCTGGTCAAAAACTTTACCAGCGATTTAATGGTCTTTTACCGGACATAAACACAGCGATAGAAGAGGTGCAAAATTTAGCAGAAACCTTACAAGGCGAAATCAGGATTTCCTCAACCCCTTTATTCGCTAAACAGTACCTCACTGATATTATTTCTCGGTATATGCAGTTGCATCCAAAAGTAGATTTTAAGTTGTTTATCGAAGCAGGGGATTTTGATGCCCTAAACATCGATTTTGCGTTTCGAGCAAATGCGAGTTATGTGGGAGAACAACAAATAGACTCGCTTTTAGTCAAAAGACACTTGCTTAGCGAACCACTCTATTTATGTGCATCACCAAGTTATTTGCAAAGTTTTGGCCCACCGGATAATCCAGAGCAGCTAAAAAGCCACCGTTGCTTGTATGCTCGGACATTACTTGGAGGTAATCGATGGTGTTTTGAGCTTGATGGTCGGCCAACTATCGTGACGATTAAAGATGCCCTAGAGTGCGATAATAGTGAGATCTTACTGGATTTTTCGCTTCGTGGCGCTGGCATTGCCTACCTACCAGAGTCGATTGTAAAAGAACATATCCAGAATCAGAATCTTATCAGTGTGTTGGATAACTACCTTTGTGCGACTTTTGATATCAACATGTACTATCGACCAAGGAAACCAATGCCGGAGCGTTGCAGCCAGTTCAAATCATTTCTAATCGAACACATCTCTTATCAACCTGGTAGGTAA
- a CDS encoding TRAP transporter substrate-binding protein, whose product MNMNKIALATTIAIATTGFTMSANATSKILLKTPVAFGTHLPALGTPIKWYADRITAMSGGTIKMKIYEPGKLVNPAEILDAVSTGKVNSGYATAGYWQGKLPASALFSAVPFGPEAGEYMAWLYFGNGLKLYQEMYDQGGYNVKVLPCAIISPETSGWFKKPIEKPEDLKGLNMRFFGLGASVMEKLGVGTVQLPGGEIFGALEKGAIDASEFSQPAIDQRLGFHKIVKYNYFPGWHQQSTVFELLINKDTWAKMDESQQTAVETTCMATMTYSIAEGEAIQFDAMKKAKENGVEIRYWNDEMLSLFESTWLEVVDEKTSADPFFNKVWQDLSEFREGYALWEANAFLPRATRK is encoded by the coding sequence ATGAACATGAATAAAATTGCTCTTGCGACCACTATTGCTATTGCAACAACTGGTTTTACCATGAGCGCTAACGCGACAAGCAAAATATTGCTGAAAACCCCTGTCGCTTTCGGTACTCATCTACCTGCTCTAGGCACACCTATAAAATGGTACGCCGACCGCATTACTGCCATGTCTGGTGGTACGATAAAAATGAAAATTTATGAACCAGGTAAGTTGGTTAATCCAGCGGAAATATTAGATGCTGTTTCTACTGGTAAAGTAAATTCAGGTTATGCGACAGCGGGTTATTGGCAAGGCAAACTCCCAGCTTCTGCACTCTTTTCTGCGGTACCTTTTGGCCCAGAAGCTGGCGAATATATGGCTTGGTTATATTTTGGTAACGGACTAAAACTGTATCAAGAAATGTATGATCAGGGTGGCTACAATGTGAAAGTGCTCCCATGTGCCATCATTTCTCCTGAAACATCAGGCTGGTTTAAGAAGCCAATTGAAAAACCAGAAGATCTGAAAGGTTTGAACATGCGCTTCTTCGGTCTAGGGGCTTCCGTAATGGAAAAACTGGGAGTCGGTACGGTTCAGCTACCAGGTGGTGAGATATTTGGTGCACTTGAAAAAGGCGCCATTGATGCTTCTGAGTTTTCTCAACCCGCAATTGATCAACGCTTAGGTTTCCACAAAATAGTTAAATACAACTACTTCCCTGGATGGCATCAACAGTCCACTGTTTTTGAACTACTTATTAACAAAGACACTTGGGCAAAAATGGACGAGTCTCAGCAAACTGCGGTTGAAACTACCTGCATGGCAACCATGACATATTCCATAGCGGAAGGTGAAGCCATACAGTTCGATGCGATGAAGAAAGCCAAAGAAAATGGTGTTGAAATTCGTTACTGGAATGACGAAATGCTTAGCCTATTCGAATCCACTTGGCTAGAAGTTGTCGACGAAAAGACCAGTGCTGACCCATTCTTTAACAAGGTATGGCAAGACCTGAGTGAATTCAGAGAAGGCTATGCACTTTGGGAAGCAAATGCGTTCCTGCCTCGTGCAACACGTAAATAA
- the ilvN gene encoding acetolactate synthase small subunit → MRHIISLLLENEAGSLSRVVGLFSQRGYNIESLTVSPTDDETLSRLNITTDSDDMVLEQIEKQLNKLIDVLKVQEVTEYNHIERELMLVKVKASGTVRTEVKRTADIFRGQIVDITPALYTIQLAGDSDKLDAFISTISDVTEVVEVARSGVVGIVRGERALKA, encoded by the coding sequence ATGAGACATATAATTTCACTGCTACTTGAAAATGAAGCCGGATCTCTTTCTCGTGTTGTTGGTCTTTTTTCTCAGCGCGGATATAACATTGAATCGTTAACGGTATCTCCAACGGATGACGAGACATTATCGAGACTAAACATCACTACCGATAGTGATGACATGGTACTTGAGCAGATAGAAAAACAGTTGAATAAATTGATCGATGTTTTAAAAGTGCAAGAAGTGACCGAATATAACCACATTGAGAGAGAGCTTATGTTGGTTAAGGTTAAGGCAAGCGGAACCGTGAGAACAGAAGTAAAACGTACAGCGGATATCTTTCGTGGTCAGATAGTTGATATCACACCCGCTTTGTACACCATCCAGTTGGCGGGTGATAGTGATAAACTCGATGCCTTTATTAGCACTATTTCGGATGTAACAGAGGTCGTTGAGGTAGCGCGATCTGGTGTCGTCGGTATTGTTCGGGGTGAGCGAGCTTTGAAAGCTTAA
- a CDS encoding response regulator transcription factor, translating into MISLVLADDHRLMQDGLKSRLDREDNLVILACVGTGEDALKVTQELKPDVLLLDINMPKLNGIEVLERLKKAGAQTAVIMLSMHDSKDYVIRSVKAGAKGYVLKDVGSDELVMAINQVANGHSYLSSQASDKLLEQFNEEPKEKDETLSKREADVLQAIVSGAGNKDIADTLHISVRTVETHRLRIKKKLGATSTAGLVMIALEKGLIK; encoded by the coding sequence ATGATTAGCCTCGTACTAGCCGACGATCACCGTTTGATGCAAGATGGACTGAAATCTCGATTAGATAGAGAAGACAACCTTGTTATTTTAGCCTGTGTTGGAACGGGTGAAGATGCTCTAAAAGTAACACAAGAACTTAAACCTGATGTTTTGCTGCTTGATATAAATATGCCCAAGTTAAATGGTATAGAGGTCTTAGAAAGGCTTAAAAAAGCAGGTGCTCAAACGGCAGTGATTATGTTGTCAATGCATGATTCTAAAGACTATGTAATTCGTTCAGTAAAGGCGGGCGCTAAAGGGTATGTCTTAAAGGATGTAGGTTCTGACGAGTTAGTGATGGCAATCAATCAGGTGGCAAATGGTCATTCATATTTAAGCTCTCAAGCGTCCGATAAACTATTAGAACAATTTAATGAAGAGCCGAAAGAAAAAGACGAAACGCTGTCAAAAAGGGAGGCCGATGTTCTTCAGGCTATTGTCAGTGGGGCGGGTAACAAGGATATTGCTGACACGTTACATATCAGTGTTCGAACAGTAGAAACTCACCGACTTAGAATAAAGAAAAAACTTGGGGCTACCTCCACCGCAGGGCTCGTAATGATCGCTTTGGAAAAAGGGTTAATAAAGTAA
- a CDS encoding long-chain fatty acid--CoA ligase: MANLDFHLVKRIREQVAKGGDKIALRHKVANAWKGISWKHFGEQLDLLSLALLAQGVKAQDKVGIFSNNMPRWTMADVGSLQVRAVTVPIYPTNTANQSAFILQNADVKILFVGEQPQYDAAVNIFDDCDELELIVVMCDDVDLQDNPYAIKWDDFIARGSQEYQKTLDLRLDEANYEDLFTLIYTSGTTGQPKGVMLDYSNMASQCEGHDLKMTLTEDDVSLCFLPLSHVYERAWSFYVLYKGATNCYLQDTMQVRDALADIRPTVMCAVPRFYEKIFAAIHEKVSRAPVHRKMIFTWAVNMGARIAVCKQEGREPSIILKKSFKLADKLVLAKLRALLGGNINFMPCGGAKLDATIGRFFHAIGINVKLGYGMTETTATVSCWDDGIFNPDSIGTTMPGAQVKIGENSEILVRGPMVMRGYYKMPEETAATFDDNGFLKTGDAGEFDENGCLFITDRIKELMKTSGGKYIAPQVVEGAIGKDHFIEQIAVIADTRKFVSALIVPSFESLEEYAKELNIKYHDRMELLKHSHIVEMLEKRVAELQKDLAKFEQVKKFTLLPKAFSMDKGELTPTQKLRRKVIHERYEEEIEDMYTDKTKKKNDK; the protein is encoded by the coding sequence ATGGCCAATTTAGATTTTCATCTCGTAAAACGTATTAGAGAGCAAGTTGCAAAAGGTGGAGACAAAATAGCGCTTCGTCATAAAGTTGCAAATGCATGGAAAGGCATCAGCTGGAAGCATTTTGGTGAGCAACTAGATTTGTTGTCTCTCGCACTGCTGGCGCAAGGGGTGAAAGCGCAAGACAAAGTCGGTATTTTCTCGAATAACATGCCTCGCTGGACCATGGCCGATGTCGGCTCGTTACAAGTGAGAGCTGTAACGGTTCCAATTTATCCAACGAATACCGCAAATCAGTCCGCATTTATTCTTCAAAATGCTGACGTAAAAATTCTTTTCGTTGGTGAACAGCCACAATATGACGCAGCTGTTAATATTTTTGATGATTGCGATGAGTTAGAGCTTATCGTTGTTATGTGTGATGATGTTGATCTACAAGATAATCCGTATGCGATTAAATGGGATGACTTTATCGCGAGAGGTTCACAGGAATACCAGAAAACCTTAGATCTCCGATTAGACGAAGCGAATTATGAAGATTTATTTACTCTAATATACACCTCTGGGACGACAGGACAGCCTAAAGGTGTCATGTTGGATTATTCGAATATGGCCTCTCAGTGTGAAGGTCATGACCTTAAGATGACATTGACGGAAGACGATGTATCGCTGTGCTTCCTGCCCTTGTCACATGTCTATGAGCGTGCGTGGAGTTTTTACGTACTCTATAAAGGTGCAACGAATTGCTACCTGCAAGATACAATGCAGGTCCGTGATGCACTAGCCGATATCCGTCCTACGGTAATGTGTGCTGTTCCTCGTTTTTACGAGAAAATATTTGCCGCTATCCATGAAAAAGTATCCCGAGCGCCTGTGCATCGTAAGATGATTTTTACCTGGGCTGTAAACATGGGAGCACGCATCGCGGTTTGTAAGCAAGAAGGCAGAGAGCCTTCAATTATACTTAAAAAGAGCTTTAAGCTAGCTGACAAATTAGTCCTCGCTAAACTGCGTGCATTGCTTGGTGGCAACATTAACTTTATGCCTTGTGGTGGTGCGAAGTTAGACGCAACAATCGGTCGTTTCTTCCATGCAATTGGCATAAACGTTAAGCTCGGTTATGGCATGACAGAAACAACGGCAACGGTTTCTTGTTGGGATGACGGGATATTTAACCCAGACTCTATCGGTACCACTATGCCTGGCGCACAAGTGAAGATTGGCGAAAATAGTGAAATTCTTGTTCGTGGCCCAATGGTGATGCGTGGCTATTACAAAATGCCCGAGGAGACAGCAGCAACGTTTGATGATAATGGCTTCTTAAAAACAGGTGATGCTGGTGAATTTGATGAAAACGGATGCCTTTTTATTACTGACCGTATCAAAGAATTGATGAAGACCTCCGGCGGGAAATATATAGCGCCACAAGTGGTAGAAGGTGCTATTGGTAAAGATCATTTCATAGAGCAAATTGCGGTTATCGCAGATACACGTAAGTTTGTATCTGCGCTTATTGTGCCTAGTTTTGAATCGCTCGAAGAATATGCCAAAGAACTTAACATCAAATATCACGATAGAATGGAGCTACTTAAACATAGCCATATTGTGGAAATGTTAGAGAAAAGAGTTGCTGAACTTCAAAAGGACCTGGCTAAATTCGAACAGGTTAAGAAATTTACATTGTTGCCCAAAGCATTTTCTATGGACAAAGGTGAGTTAACGCCGACGCAAAAATTACGCCGAAAGGTTATTCACGAGCGTTACGAAGAAGAAATTGAAGATATGTATACGGATAAAACAAAGAAAAAAAATGACAAATAG
- a CDS encoding MJ1255/VC2487 family glycosyltransferase encodes MKILYGVQGTGNGHITRARAMACALKEKEVSVDFFFSGRNKSAYFSMEEFGEYRAKKGISFLTEQGRVNYVKTALNCSPWHFLKEIKTLDLSSYDLVLNDFEPISAWAAKRQNVPCIGISHQNAFRYEVPKKGNNWLDNKLIQHFAPSDIHIGLHWYHFDQPILPPIVYTDKAHKVETGKQVLVYLPFESIHDITDLLLRFTGENFVCYHPGTKNEQTIENIEYRIPSYIGFQKELHRCQGVIANGGFELPSEALSLGKKLLLKPLSGQFEQESNVATLENLGLAHSMDYLDPTAVRNWLDAGQAESVKYPDVAKYIVDWIVAGNWQSSDNLRKSLWEQVDFPSHTAI; translated from the coding sequence TTGAAAATTCTGTATGGTGTACAAGGTACCGGTAACGGCCATATAACTCGAGCTCGGGCAATGGCATGTGCACTAAAAGAAAAAGAGGTATCGGTAGACTTCTTCTTTTCTGGGAGAAACAAATCAGCGTATTTTTCTATGGAGGAGTTTGGCGAATACAGAGCTAAGAAAGGGATTAGTTTTCTTACTGAGCAAGGGCGAGTTAATTATGTCAAAACAGCCCTAAATTGTTCTCCTTGGCATTTCTTAAAAGAGATCAAAACACTGGATCTTTCCAGTTACGATTTAGTATTGAATGATTTTGAACCTATTAGTGCTTGGGCAGCAAAGAGACAAAACGTGCCTTGTATTGGAATTAGCCATCAAAATGCATTCAGGTATGAAGTGCCGAAAAAAGGGAATAATTGGTTAGACAACAAACTTATCCAACACTTTGCACCTTCAGATATTCATATAGGTTTGCATTGGTACCATTTTGACCAACCTATTCTGCCTCCGATTGTTTATACTGACAAAGCCCATAAAGTCGAAACGGGCAAACAAGTGCTGGTCTATCTTCCATTTGAAAGTATCCATGATATTACTGATCTTTTGTTGCGCTTTACGGGTGAAAATTTTGTTTGCTACCATCCAGGTACCAAAAATGAGCAGACGATCGAGAACATAGAGTACAGGATACCGTCGTATATAGGTTTTCAAAAAGAGCTGCACCGTTGTCAGGGCGTGATAGCCAACGGCGGTTTCGAGCTTCCTTCAGAGGCATTATCATTAGGAAAAAAACTGCTTTTAAAGCCGCTTTCTGGACAATTCGAACAAGAAAGCAATGTGGCGACGCTAGAAAATTTAGGGTTGGCTCACTCTATGGATTACCTAGATCCTACGGCGGTTAGAAACTGGTTGGATGCAGGCCAAGCTGAAAGTGTGAAGTACCCAGACGTAGCAAAGTATATTGTTGATTGGATAGTTGCCGGTAACTGGCAATCGAGTGACAATTTGAGAAAATCGTTGTGGGAGCAGGTTGATTTTCCTAGCCACACCGCTATTTGA
- a CDS encoding phosphatase PAP2 family protein — protein sequence MRTMEPIARFDLAVSLFFLQHRFSHDVARVGKAISHTGDGHLYVLIGLSALFIDKEVGHLFLGVGLLAFAIELPIYWLAKNSIRRKRPEVLSNQLNSFITPSDKYSLPSGHTSAAFVMATLLGQFYPDSYFMALIWATLIGASRILLGVHFLTDVVIGAALGVGCTTFAFYLLGVQS from the coding sequence ATGCGAACTATGGAACCAATCGCTAGATTTGATCTAGCGGTCTCTCTGTTCTTTCTACAGCATCGTTTTAGTCACGATGTTGCGCGAGTGGGTAAAGCAATTTCACATACTGGTGATGGTCACTTATATGTGTTGATTGGACTGTCAGCATTATTCATAGACAAAGAGGTAGGCCATTTGTTTCTTGGTGTGGGTCTATTGGCTTTTGCTATAGAACTGCCTATCTACTGGTTAGCTAAAAATAGTATCCGTCGTAAACGGCCAGAAGTGCTGTCGAATCAATTAAATTCTTTTATTACCCCTTCAGATAAATACAGTTTACCTTCAGGACATACTTCTGCGGCTTTTGTCATGGCGACGTTATTGGGACAATTCTATCCTGACTCTTATTTTATGGCACTGATTTGGGCAACACTGATAGGCGCATCTCGTATTTTACTCGGTGTCCATTTTTTAACCGATGTCGTTATTGGCGCTGCGTTAGGGGTTGGCTGTACGACGTTTGCGTTTTACTTGTTAGGCGTTCAGTCTTGA